In one Burkholderiales bacterium GJ-E10 genomic region, the following are encoded:
- a CDS encoding DNA-directed RNA polymerase subunit beta', translating to MKALLDLFKQVHQEEQFDVIKIGIASPDKIRSWSYGEVKKPETINYRTFKPERDGLFCAKIFGPIKDYECLCGKYKRLKHRGVICEKCGVEVTLAKVRRERMGHIELASPVAHIWFLKSLPSRMGMVLDMTLRDIERVLYFEAYVVVDPGFTPLKRGQLMTEDDFIAKTEEFGDEFRALMGAEAVRELLSSIDVDKEIERLRKELSETGSEAKIKKYAKRLKTLEGFQRSGIKPDWMILEVLPVLPPELRPLVPLDGGRFATSDLNDLYRRVINRNNRLKRLLELKAPEIIVRNEKRMLQEAVDSLLDNGRRGKAMTGANKRPLKSLADMIKGKGGRFRQNLLGKRVDYSGRSVIVVGPQLKLHQCGLPKLMALELFKPFIFNKLELMGLATTIKAAKKMVDSQEPIVWDILEEVIREHPVMLNRAPTLHRLGIQAFEPVLIEGKAIQLHPLVCAAFNADFDGDQMAVHVPLSLEAQLEARALMLASNNVLFPSNGDPSIVPSQDVVLGLYYATRERINGRGEGMHFIDVAEAQLALDAGQVELQTRVTVRIREYDVDRETGERTEKITRYETTVGRAILSEILPPGLPFSVMNKPLKKKEISRLINAAFRRCGLRETVIFADRLLQSGFRLATRGGLSIAIGDMHVPAQKEEIIRGAEKEVKEIEAQYTSGLITQGERYNKVVDIWGRAGDHVGKVMMEQLAVERTANRHGTEVTQESFNSIFMMADSGARGSVAQIRQLAGMRGLMAKPDGSIIETPITANFREGLNVLQYFISTHGARKGLADTALKTANSGYLTRRLVDVTQDLVVTHDDCGTVNGVAMRALVEGGEVIEALRDRILGRVAAADVINPETQDVLYPAGTLMDEDAVDRVEELGIDEVKVRTPLSCETRYGICAKCYGRDLGRGVLVNSGEAVGVIAAQSIGEPGTQLTMRTFHIGGAASRAAVQSSIEAKSNGTVRFTATMRYVTNAKGELVVISRSGEVLVADDNGRERERHKVPYGATLNVTDGKAVKAGTQLAQWDPMTRPIVTEYGGTVRFENVEEGVTVAKQIDEVTGLSTLVVIDAKRRGSSSKGVRPQVKLIGDDNQEVKIHGTDHAVTISFPVGALIVVRDGQTVGVGEVLARIPQESQKTRDITGGLPRVAELFEARSPKDAGMLAEVTGTTSFGKDTKGKQRLIITDMDGKEHEFLIPKDKHVLVHDGQVVNKGESIVDGPADPHDILRLLGIEALARYIVDEVQDVYRLQGVKINDKHIEVIVRQMLRRVQITDAGDTAFIPGEQVERSEMLDENDAVIAKGGRPAMYENVLLGITKASLSTDSFISAASFQETTRVLTEAAIMGKRDELRGLKENVIVGRLIPAGSGLAYHRARKEKEEIEAAERQALAELEAQEREEQARALAAADHDTEPGSEGGAESV from the coding sequence ATGAAAGCGCTATTGGATCTGTTCAAGCAGGTACATCAGGAAGAACAGTTCGACGTCATCAAGATCGGTATCGCGTCGCCCGACAAGATCCGGTCGTGGTCCTACGGTGAGGTCAAGAAGCCGGAGACCATCAACTATCGGACGTTCAAGCCCGAGCGCGACGGCCTGTTCTGCGCCAAGATTTTCGGCCCGATCAAGGACTACGAGTGCTTGTGCGGAAAGTACAAGCGCCTCAAGCATCGCGGCGTGATCTGCGAGAAGTGCGGCGTCGAGGTGACGCTCGCCAAGGTTCGCCGCGAGCGCATGGGCCACATCGAACTGGCCTCGCCGGTCGCGCACATCTGGTTCCTCAAGTCCCTGCCCAGCCGCATGGGCATGGTGCTCGACATGACGCTGCGCGACATCGAGCGCGTGTTGTATTTCGAGGCCTACGTCGTGGTCGACCCGGGCTTCACGCCGCTCAAGCGCGGCCAGCTCATGACCGAGGACGACTTCATCGCCAAGACCGAGGAGTTCGGCGACGAATTCCGCGCCCTCATGGGCGCAGAGGCGGTGCGTGAGCTGCTGAGCTCGATCGACGTCGACAAGGAAATCGAGCGCCTGCGCAAGGAACTGTCCGAGACCGGCTCCGAGGCCAAGATCAAGAAGTACGCGAAGCGCCTCAAGACCCTCGAGGGCTTTCAACGCTCGGGCATCAAGCCCGATTGGATGATCCTGGAGGTCCTGCCGGTCCTGCCGCCCGAGCTGCGTCCGCTCGTGCCGCTCGACGGCGGCCGCTTCGCGACCTCCGACCTGAACGACCTGTATCGCCGCGTCATCAACCGCAACAACCGTCTCAAGCGGCTGCTCGAGCTCAAGGCTCCGGAGATCATCGTGCGCAACGAAAAGCGCATGCTCCAGGAAGCCGTCGACTCGCTGCTCGACAACGGCCGGCGCGGCAAGGCGATGACCGGCGCCAACAAGCGTCCGCTCAAGTCGCTTGCCGACATGATCAAGGGCAAGGGCGGGCGCTTCCGGCAGAACCTGCTGGGCAAGCGCGTCGACTACTCCGGCCGTTCGGTGATCGTGGTGGGCCCGCAGCTCAAGCTGCACCAGTGCGGCCTGCCCAAGCTGATGGCGCTCGAGCTTTTCAAGCCGTTCATCTTCAACAAGCTCGAACTCATGGGGCTGGCGACGACCATCAAGGCCGCCAAGAAGATGGTCGACTCGCAGGAGCCCATCGTGTGGGACATCCTGGAAGAGGTCATCCGCGAACATCCGGTCATGCTGAATCGGGCGCCGACCCTGCACCGCCTCGGCATCCAGGCGTTCGAGCCCGTGCTGATCGAGGGCAAGGCGATCCAGCTGCACCCGCTCGTCTGCGCGGCGTTCAACGCCGACTTCGACGGCGACCAGATGGCCGTGCACGTGCCCCTGTCGCTGGAAGCGCAGCTGGAAGCGCGCGCGCTCATGCTCGCCTCCAACAACGTCCTCTTCCCGTCCAACGGCGATCCGTCGATCGTGCCCAGCCAGGACGTCGTGCTGGGCCTCTATTACGCCACGCGCGAGCGGATCAACGGCCGCGGCGAGGGGATGCACTTCATCGACGTCGCCGAGGCACAGCTTGCACTCGACGCCGGCCAGGTCGAGCTCCAGACCCGCGTCACCGTCCGGATCCGCGAATACGACGTGGACCGCGAGACCGGCGAGCGCACGGAAAAGATCACGCGCTACGAGACCACCGTGGGCCGCGCGATCCTCTCTGAAATCCTGCCGCCGGGCCTGCCGTTCTCGGTGATGAACAAGCCGCTCAAGAAGAAGGAGATCAGCCGCCTGATCAACGCGGCCTTCCGCCGCTGCGGCCTGCGCGAGACGGTGATTTTCGCCGATCGCCTGCTGCAGAGCGGCTTCCGCCTTGCGACCCGCGGCGGTCTTTCGATCGCGATCGGCGACATGCACGTGCCGGCGCAGAAGGAAGAGATCATCCGCGGCGCGGAAAAGGAGGTGAAGGAAATCGAGGCGCAGTACACCTCGGGTCTCATCACCCAGGGCGAGCGGTACAACAAGGTCGTCGACATCTGGGGCCGCGCCGGCGACCATGTCGGCAAGGTGATGATGGAACAGCTCGCGGTCGAGCGTACCGCCAACCGCCACGGAACCGAAGTCACGCAGGAATCGTTCAACTCGATCTTCATGATGGCCGACTCGGGCGCGCGCGGTTCCGTTGCCCAGATCCGCCAGCTTGCCGGGATGCGGGGCCTGATGGCCAAGCCCGACGGCTCGATCATCGAAACGCCGATCACCGCGAACTTCCGGGAAGGCCTCAACGTTCTCCAGTACTTCATCTCGACCCACGGCGCGCGGAAGGGTCTGGCGGACACCGCACTGAAGACCGCGAACTCCGGCTATCTGACCCGCCGCCTGGTTGACGTCACGCAGGATCTCGTCGTGACCCACGACGACTGCGGTACGGTCAACGGCGTGGCGATGCGCGCGCTGGTTGAAGGCGGGGAGGTCATCGAGGCCCTGCGCGACCGGATTCTCGGCCGCGTCGCTGCCGCCGACGTGATCAACCCGGAGACGCAGGACGTCCTGTATCCCGCCGGAACGCTGATGGACGAAGATGCGGTCGACCGCGTCGAGGAACTCGGCATCGACGAGGTCAAGGTTCGCACCCCGCTCAGCTGCGAGACGCGCTACGGCATCTGCGCCAAGTGCTACGGGCGCGACCTCGGCCGCGGCGTGCTGGTCAATTCCGGCGAAGCGGTCGGCGTGATTGCCGCGCAGTCGATCGGCGAGCCGGGCACGCAGCTCACCATGCGGACCTTCCACATCGGCGGTGCGGCATCGCGGGCCGCGGTGCAGAGCTCGATCGAGGCCAAGAGCAACGGCACGGTCCGGTTCACCGCCACCATGCGCTACGTCACCAACGCCAAGGGGGAACTGGTCGTGATCTCCCGCTCCGGGGAAGTGCTGGTCGCGGACGACAACGGCCGCGAGCGCGAGCGCCACAAGGTGCCGTACGGTGCGACCCTCAACGTCACCGACGGCAAGGCCGTCAAGGCGGGAACGCAGCTGGCGCAATGGGATCCGATGACCCGCCCGATCGTCACCGAATACGGCGGCACGGTCCGGTTCGAGAACGTCGAGGAAGGCGTCACCGTCGCCAAGCAGATCGACGAAGTGACCGGCCTGTCGACGCTGGTCGTCATCGACGCCAAGCGCCGCGGGTCCTCGTCCAAGGGCGTGCGCCCGCAGGTCAAGCTGATCGGCGACGACAACCAGGAAGTCAAGATCCACGGCACCGACCACGCCGTGACCATCTCCTTCCCGGTGGGGGCGCTGATCGTCGTGCGCGACGGCCAGACCGTCGGCGTCGGCGAGGTGCTGGCGCGGATTCCGCAGGAATCGCAGAAGACCCGCGACATCACCGGCGGTCTGCCCCGGGTCGCGGAACTTTTCGAGGCCCGCTCGCCCAAGGACGCCGGCATGCTGGCGGAAGTCACCGGGACGACGTCGTTCGGCAAGGACACGAAGGGCAAGCAGCGCCTCATCATCACCGACATGGACGGCAAGGAACACGAGTTCCTGATCCCGAAGGACAAGCACGTCCTGGTCCATGACGGCCAGGTGGTGAACAAGGGCGAGTCCATCGTCGACGGCCCGGCGGATCCGCACGACATCCTGCGCCTGCTGGGGATCGAAGCGCTGGCCCGCTACATCGTCGACGAAGTGCAGGACGTGTACCGGCTCCAGGGCGTGAAGATCAACGACAAGCACATCGAGGTCATCGTGCGCCAGATGCTGCGGCGGGTGCAGATCACCGACGCCGGCGACACGGCCTTCATCCCTGGCGAACAGGTCGAACGCTCCGAGATGCTGGACGAGAACGATGCCGTCATCGCCAAGGGCGGCCGCCCGGCAATGTACGAAAACGTCCTGCTCGGCATCACGAAGGCGTCCCTGTCGACCGATTCGTTCATCTCCGCGGCCTCCTTCCAGGAAACCACCCGGGTGCTGACCGAGGCGGCGATCATGGGCAAGCGCGACGAACTCCGCGGCCTCAAGGAAAACGTCATCGTCGGCCGGCTCATCCCCGCCGGGTCGGGCCTCGCCTATCACCGCGCTCGCAAGGAGAAGGAGGAGATCGAGGCCGCCGAACGGCAGGCGCTCGCCGAACTCGAGGCGCAGGAGCGGGAGGAGCAGGCGCGGGCGCTGGCGGCTGCCGATCACGACACCGAGCCGGGTTCCGAGGGGGGCGCCGAATCGGTTTGA
- a CDS encoding DNA-directed RNA polymerase subunit beta, giving the protein MPYSFTEKKRIRKSFAKRPATQSVPYLLATQLESYTHFLQADTPPSKRKPEGLQAAFESVFPIMSHNGMARLEFAGYVLGEPAFDVKECQQRGMTFASPLRAKVRLVLMDREASKPTIKEVKEQEVYMGEIPLMTTTGSFVINGTERVIVSQLHRSPGVFFEHDRGKTHSSGKLLFSARVIPYRGSWLDFEFDAKDILYFRVDRRRKMPATILLKALGLNIEQILERFFAFDSFTLAADGGFMQLVPDRLRGEIARFDIVDPSGKVIVAKDKRINARHIRDMEAAGMTRIAVSEDYLLGRVLAHSVVDAMTGEVLANANDELTEEALQTLRSGGASEIRTLYINDLDQGPYISNTLRVDETADQLSARIAIYRMMRPGEPPTEEAVEMLFRRLFFDEETYDLSRVGRMKVNSRLGRTGIEGPLTLLHEDIIDTMRVLVDLRNGRGEIDDIDHLGNRRVRCVGELAENQFRAGLVRVERAVRERLGQAETENLMPHDLINSKPISASIREFFGSSQLSQFMDQTNPLSEITHKRRVSALGPGGLTRERAGFEVRDVHPTHYGRVCPIETPEGPNIGLINSMALYARLNEYGFLETPYWRVDAGKVTNEVHFLTAIDEGKYVIGQANAPLTKEGKFIDELVSCRQNGEFVLMSPDRVEFMDIAPSQIVSVAASLIPFLEHDDANRALMGSNMQRQAVPCLRPEKPLVGTGIERTVAVDSGTTVQALRGGIVDFVDANRIVVRVNEEENVAGEVGVDIYNLVKYTRSNQNTNINQRPIVNRGDVIAKGDVIADGASTDLGELALGQNMLVAFMPWNGYNFEDSILISERVVADDRYTSIHIEELNVVARDTKLGPEDITRDISNLSESQLARLDDSGIVYIGAEVSAGDTLVGKVTPKGETQLTPEEKLLRAIFGEKASDVKDTSLRVPSGMTGTVIDVQVFTREGIQRDKRAQQIIDDALKRYRQDLNDQLRIVEEDAFARIEKMLLRKEATGGPRKIAKGTVITKEYLDSIERYHWFDIRLADDAAAAQLEGLKESIELKRAQFDQAYEDKRKKLTQGDELPPGVLKMVKVYLAVKRRLQPGDKMAGRHGNKGVVSRIVPVEDMPYMADGTPADIVLNPLGVPSRMNVGQILETHLGWAAKGLGARVGELARAASADAVRTYLRDVYNRSGKPEDIDGFTNEEVMELARHLSAGVPFATPVFDGAAERDIQTVLEMAYPVDTARTMQLTESRTQATLYDGRTGEAFERPVTVGYMHMLKLHHLVDDKMHARSTGPYSLVTQQPLGGKAQFGGQRFGEMEVWALEAYGASYTLQEMLTVKSDDVNGRTKVYENIVKGEHSIDAGMPESFNVLVKEIRSLGIDIDLEKA; this is encoded by the coding sequence ATGCCCTACTCCTTCACCGAAAAAAAACGAATCCGGAAAAGCTTTGCCAAGCGCCCGGCCACGCAGAGCGTGCCCTATCTGCTGGCGACGCAGCTGGAGTCGTACACCCACTTCCTGCAGGCGGATACGCCGCCCTCCAAGCGCAAGCCCGAGGGATTGCAGGCGGCGTTCGAGTCGGTGTTCCCGATCATGAGCCACAACGGCATGGCTCGTCTCGAGTTCGCCGGCTACGTGCTCGGCGAACCCGCGTTCGACGTCAAGGAATGCCAGCAGCGCGGAATGACCTTCGCGTCGCCGCTGCGCGCCAAGGTGCGTTTGGTCCTCATGGATCGCGAGGCCTCCAAGCCGACGATCAAGGAGGTCAAGGAGCAGGAGGTCTACATGGGCGAGATTCCGCTCATGACCACGACCGGTTCCTTCGTCATCAACGGCACCGAGCGGGTCATCGTCTCGCAGCTGCACCGCTCCCCCGGCGTCTTCTTCGAGCATGACCGCGGCAAGACCCATTCCTCGGGCAAGCTGCTGTTCTCCGCGCGCGTCATTCCGTACCGCGGCTCCTGGCTGGATTTCGAGTTCGACGCCAAGGACATCCTGTATTTCCGCGTCGACCGTCGCCGCAAGATGCCGGCAACCATCCTGCTCAAGGCGCTCGGTCTGAACATCGAGCAGATCCTCGAGCGCTTCTTCGCGTTCGACTCGTTCACGCTCGCGGCCGACGGCGGATTCATGCAACTCGTCCCCGATCGCCTGCGGGGAGAGATTGCGCGGTTCGACATCGTCGACCCCTCGGGCAAGGTGATCGTCGCCAAGGACAAGCGGATCAATGCGCGCCATATCCGCGACATGGAAGCGGCGGGCATGACCCGCATCGCGGTCAGCGAGGATTACCTGCTCGGCCGCGTGCTGGCGCACAGCGTTGTCGACGCCATGACCGGCGAGGTGCTGGCCAACGCCAACGACGAACTGACCGAGGAGGCGCTCCAGACCCTGCGCTCCGGCGGCGCCAGCGAGATCCGCACGCTCTACATCAACGACCTGGACCAGGGTCCGTACATCTCCAACACCCTGCGCGTCGACGAGACGGCCGACCAGCTGTCCGCGCGGATCGCCATCTACCGCATGATGCGCCCGGGCGAGCCGCCCACCGAAGAGGCGGTCGAGATGCTGTTCCGGCGCCTGTTCTTCGACGAGGAGACCTACGACCTGTCGCGCGTAGGCCGCATGAAGGTCAACAGCCGCCTGGGCCGCACCGGAATCGAGGGACCGCTCACGCTGTTGCACGAAGATATCATCGACACGATGCGCGTGCTGGTTGACCTGCGCAACGGCCGGGGCGAGATCGATGACATCGACCACCTCGGCAACCGCCGTGTGCGCTGCGTCGGCGAACTGGCGGAAAACCAGTTCCGTGCCGGCCTCGTGCGCGTGGAGCGCGCCGTGCGCGAACGCCTCGGTCAGGCCGAGACCGAGAACCTGATGCCGCATGACCTGATCAACAGCAAGCCGATCTCCGCGTCGATCCGCGAGTTCTTCGGCTCCTCGCAGTTGAGCCAGTTCATGGACCAGACCAATCCGCTGTCCGAGATCACGCACAAGCGCCGCGTTTCCGCGCTCGGACCGGGCGGCCTCACGCGCGAGCGCGCCGGCTTCGAGGTGCGCGACGTGCATCCCACGCACTACGGCCGCGTCTGCCCGATCGAGACGCCGGAAGGCCCGAACATCGGCCTGATCAATTCGATGGCGCTCTATGCGCGCCTCAACGAGTATGGGTTCCTCGAGACCCCGTACTGGCGCGTCGATGCCGGCAAGGTCACGAACGAGGTGCACTTCCTCACCGCGATCGACGAAGGCAAGTACGTCATCGGCCAGGCCAATGCGCCGCTCACCAAGGAAGGCAAGTTCATCGACGAACTGGTTTCCTGCCGCCAGAACGGCGAATTCGTCCTCATGTCTCCGGATCGCGTGGAGTTCATGGACATCGCGCCGAGCCAGATCGTGTCGGTCGCGGCATCGCTCATTCCGTTCCTCGAGCATGACGACGCCAACCGTGCGCTGATGGGCTCCAACATGCAGCGGCAGGCCGTTCCGTGCCTGCGCCCCGAGAAGCCGCTCGTCGGCACCGGGATCGAGCGCACGGTGGCGGTCGACTCCGGCACGACCGTGCAGGCGCTGCGCGGCGGCATCGTCGACTTCGTCGACGCCAACCGCATCGTCGTGCGCGTCAACGAGGAAGAGAACGTGGCCGGCGAAGTCGGCGTCGACATCTACAACCTCGTCAAGTACACCCGCTCCAACCAGAACACCAACATCAACCAGCGTCCGATCGTCAACCGCGGCGACGTGATCGCCAAGGGCGACGTGATCGCCGACGGCGCATCGACCGACCTGGGCGAACTGGCCCTCGGCCAGAACATGCTGGTGGCGTTCATGCCCTGGAACGGCTACAACTTCGAAGACTCGATCCTGATCTCGGAGCGCGTGGTCGCCGACGACCGCTACACCTCGATCCACATCGAGGAGTTGAACGTCGTCGCTCGCGACACCAAGCTCGGACCCGAGGACATCACGCGCGACATTTCCAATCTCTCGGAGTCGCAACTCGCGCGTCTCGACGATTCCGGCATCGTCTACATCGGCGCTGAAGTCTCGGCCGGCGACACGCTGGTCGGCAAGGTCACGCCCAAGGGCGAAACCCAGCTCACGCCGGAAGAGAAGCTGCTGCGCGCGATCTTCGGCGAGAAGGCCTCGGACGTGAAGGACACCTCGCTGCGCGTGCCCTCCGGCATGACCGGCACGGTGATCGACGTCCAGGTGTTCACCCGCGAGGGCATCCAGCGCGACAAGCGCGCCCAGCAGATCATCGACGATGCCCTGAAGCGCTATCGCCAGGATCTCAACGACCAGTTGCGGATCGTTGAAGAGGATGCGTTCGCGCGTATCGAAAAGATGCTGCTCCGCAAGGAGGCGACCGGCGGACCGCGCAAGATCGCCAAGGGAACGGTCATCACCAAGGAGTACCTCGATTCGATCGAGCGCTACCACTGGTTCGACATCCGCCTGGCCGACGATGCCGCCGCCGCCCAGCTCGAAGGCCTCAAGGAGTCGATCGAGCTCAAGCGCGCCCAGTTCGATCAGGCATACGAAGACAAGCGCAAGAAGCTCACCCAGGGCGATGAACTTCCCCCGGGCGTGCTCAAGATGGTGAAGGTCTACCTCGCCGTCAAGCGCCGCCTGCAGCCTGGCGACAAGATGGCGGGTCGCCACGGCAACAAGGGCGTGGTCTCGCGCATCGTTCCGGTCGAGGACATGCCCTACATGGCCGACGGAACGCCGGCGGACATCGTTCTGAACCCGCTGGGCGTGCCCTCGCGGATGAACGTCGGGCAGATCCTGGAGACCCACCTCGGCTGGGCCGCCAAGGGCCTGGGCGCGCGCGTCGGCGAGCTTGCCCGCGCCGCCAGCGCAGATGCCGTGCGGACCTATCTGCGCGACGTCTACAACCGTTCCGGCAAGCCCGAGGACATCGACGGCTTCACGAACGAGGAAGTGATGGAACTCGCGCGGCACCTGAGCGCAGGCGTTCCGTTCGCCACGCCGGTGTTCGACGGTGCGGCCGAGCGGGACATCCAGACCGTGCTGGAAATGGCGTATCCCGTGGATACCGCCCGTACCATGCAGCTTACCGAGTCGCGCACGCAGGCGACGCTGTATGACGGCCGCACCGGCGAGGCGTTCGAGCGTCCGGTCACCGTGGGCTACATGCACATGCTGAAGCTCCACCACCTGGTCGACGACAAGATGCACGCCCGCTCCACCGGCCCGTACTCGCTGGTGACCCAGCAGCCGCTGGGCGGCAAGGCGCAGTTCGGCGGCCAGCGCTTCGGGGAGATGGAGGTGTGGGCGCTCGAAGCCTACGGCGCGTCGTACACCCTGCAGGAGATGCTCACCGTGAAGTCGGACGACGTCAACGGCCGAACCAAGGTCTACGAGAACATCGTCAAGGGCGAGCATTCCATCGATGCGGGCATGCCGGAATCGTTCAACGTGCTGGTGAAGGAAATCCGCTCCCTGGGCATCGACATCGATCTGGAGAAAGCATGA
- a CDS encoding ribosomal protein L7/L12, protein MALSNQEILDAIAEKSVLEVSELIKMMEEKFGVSAAAAAVAVAAPAGAAAAAPVEEKTEFTVMLLEAGANKVNVIKAVRELTSLGLKEAKDLVDGAPKPVKEGVNKADAEAAKKKLEEAGAKVEVK, encoded by the coding sequence ATGGCTTTGTCGAATCAGGAAATCCTCGACGCGATCGCCGAAAAGTCGGTGCTTGAGGTCAGCGAACTCATCAAGATGATGGAAGAGAAGTTCGGCGTCTCCGCCGCTGCCGCTGCCGTCGCCGTCGCCGCTCCGGCGGGCGCTGCCGCCGCCGCCCCCGTGGAAGAGAAGACCGAATTCACGGTCATGCTGCTCGAAGCCGGCGCCAACAAGGTCAACGTCATCAAGGCCGTGCGCGAACTGACCAGCCTGGGCCTGAAGGAAGCCAAGGATCTGGTCGATGGCGCGCCGAAGCCCGTGAAGGAAGGCGTGAACAAGGCCGATGCCGAAGCTGCCAAGAAGAAGCTCGAGGAAGCGGGCGCGAAGGTCGAGGTCAAGTAA
- a CDS encoding 50S ribosomal protein L10: MIEEVTALVADAQAVIVAEYRGLDVESVTKLRRQARGEGVHLRVFKNTLARRAVAGTPFAGLADKLVGPLMYGIGPDPVAVAKVLSGFAKSNEKLVIKAGAMPDFVMDENGIKALATLPSREELLAKLMATMQAPIGQFVRTLNEVPSRLVRTLAAVRDAKETA; encoded by the coding sequence CATCGTTGCCGAATACCGTGGTCTGGATGTGGAATCGGTCACCAAGCTGCGCAGGCAGGCGCGCGGCGAAGGTGTCCATCTGCGGGTGTTCAAGAACACCCTTGCGCGCCGCGCGGTCGCCGGAACCCCGTTCGCAGGACTCGCCGACAAGCTCGTCGGTCCCCTGATGTACGGCATCGGTCCGGACCCCGTCGCGGTGGCGAAGGTCCTTTCGGGTTTTGCCAAGAGCAACGAGAAGCTCGTCATCAAGGCGGGCGCCATGCCGGATTTCGTCATGGACGAAAACGGCATCAAGGCGCTCGCAACGCTGCCGAGCCGCGAGGAGCTGTTGGCCAAGCTCATGGCGACCATGCAGGCGCCGATCGGTCAGTTCGTTCGCACGCTGAACGAAGTGCCGTCCCGCCTGGTGCGCACCCTTGCTGCGGTGCGCGACGCCAAAGAGACTGCATGA